A window of Eubacteriaceae bacterium ES3 contains these coding sequences:
- the brxC gene encoding BREX system P-loop protein BrxC: protein MIIKDMFVKAIDRDIKGVIKVGQADDENIRQELEEYVVTGELQKHFADFFESYRKGINGTTDKMGVWISGFFGSGKSHFLKILSYLLSNREVNGKKALDYFIEDDKIENPLVLANMKLAASVSTDVILFNIDSKSEMTGKSSKDAIVSVFLKVFNEMQGYCGAIPYLADLERQLDEAGRYEEFKDKFAEEFGKSWESSRNKFDFIQDTIVEVLDEMGFMSEQAGRNWCEKSTEPYPLSIEGFARLIKEYLTLQADNHHIVFLVDEIGQYIGEDSKLMLNLQTVTEDLGTACHGKVWIVVTSQQDIDSVTKTKGNDFSKIQGRFDTRLSLSSANVDEVIKKRILDKNKVARQTLGLLYENKETIIKNLIVFNDGVEKKLYRDGQDFSAVYPFVPYQFNLLASVLTSIRTHGASGKHLSEGERSMIALFKDSAVTIMDKEQGSLIPFNVFYDALDRFLDHSHSGVIARSLNNEHINPNHEDDCFNVNVLKTLFMIKYVKEITANLDNITSLMIRDIDTDRIALKKRVEEALKILIRETLVQKNGELYVFLTDEEQEINREVESQYVEIAEVIYKVSELIFEDILKTKKYQNPVLNGRYNFAFNQIVDGRPYKLNQNQVIGVEVITPASDINDDEINLRMKSGREQKVLVVLPDDSAFIEEIQNALKIEKYLQLGTGERLTQFEQIKESKRTELSERKEHAKLYLVEAMKSAKIYVGGDQVQISKKDVNSRIIEALGKLVDAVYHKLGYIDTAMGDINIRDLFKNLNQQALALGKTESANCLALQEVLSFIGDNSAKHIKSSMKTVMDRFMKAPYGFVEEDVEWLVAKLFKDGDISVTVSGEPVTLHNKLPEELVRYFTKKEFVEKLLTERREKANDRQKKALRKVSREVFNVSMMDDDDDTMMEDFKHYCRGLINDLEKLEINYRNNHLPGKDVVKDGLALLRSVERIQSPMEFFNKVDHDMDDFLDFSEDYEPVKSFFAGEQFSIFSKAHEKIKIYEESQNFIANQTIESLVAEIKRILLKPSPYSDIPKLPELLSDYIHTYSHYLSDQLPGINSAIDSAKARIMEELQGKTYYDEYHEQYTKKFVALKEKAETCNNVATLLNIKTEADALKMRLLDEMTERERRIAYEKPAPGSGKVKEPGTPPSGTTHVPPPAKKRKNISIKTISHQVSWQIESEQELESYLEDLKKQILAQLEEDTIVNIEF, encoded by the coding sequence ATGATAATTAAAGATATGTTTGTTAAAGCTATCGATCGAGATATCAAAGGGGTCATTAAAGTGGGCCAGGCGGATGACGAAAACATCAGGCAGGAGCTGGAAGAATATGTGGTAACCGGTGAACTGCAAAAGCATTTTGCCGATTTTTTTGAGAGTTACCGCAAAGGCATTAACGGTACGACCGATAAAATGGGTGTCTGGATTTCGGGCTTCTTTGGCAGTGGTAAATCACACTTTTTAAAAATTCTTTCTTATCTGCTTTCAAACAGGGAAGTAAATGGTAAAAAAGCTCTGGATTATTTTATCGAGGATGACAAAATTGAGAATCCGCTGGTGCTGGCTAATATGAAGTTGGCAGCCAGTGTTTCAACCGATGTCATTCTTTTTAATATTGATTCAAAAAGCGAAATGACGGGTAAAAGTTCAAAGGATGCCATCGTTTCGGTGTTTTTAAAAGTATTCAACGAAATGCAGGGTTATTGCGGTGCCATTCCCTATCTGGCGGATTTGGAGCGTCAGCTTGACGAAGCCGGTCGCTATGAAGAATTTAAAGATAAATTTGCTGAGGAGTTTGGCAAAAGTTGGGAGTCTTCCCGTAATAAATTTGATTTTATTCAGGATACCATTGTGGAGGTACTGGATGAAATGGGTTTTATGAGTGAGCAGGCGGGCAGAAACTGGTGTGAGAAATCCACAGAGCCCTACCCACTAAGTATCGAGGGCTTTGCTCGGCTGATAAAAGAGTATCTGACGCTGCAAGCGGATAACCACCACATTGTTTTTCTGGTGGATGAAATTGGACAGTATATTGGCGAAGACTCTAAGCTGATGCTTAATCTGCAGACGGTAACAGAAGATCTGGGAACGGCCTGCCATGGAAAAGTCTGGATTGTGGTGACCAGTCAGCAGGATATTGATTCCGTCACTAAAACCAAGGGTAATGACTTTTCTAAAATTCAGGGACGCTTTGATACCCGCCTGTCACTATCGTCAGCTAACGTCGATGAAGTCATCAAGAAACGAATCCTGGATAAGAACAAAGTTGCCCGGCAAACCCTTGGTCTTCTTTATGAAAATAAGGAAACTATTATTAAAAATCTGATTGTCTTTAATGATGGGGTAGAGAAAAAACTATACCGGGACGGACAGGATTTTTCTGCAGTTTATCCTTTTGTGCCTTATCAATTTAATTTGCTGGCCAGCGTATTAACTTCTATCCGGACCCACGGTGCTTCCGGCAAACATCTTTCCGAGGGGGAACGTTCGATGATTGCCCTCTTTAAAGATTCGGCTGTGACTATTATGGATAAGGAGCAAGGGTCGCTAATCCCCTTCAATGTTTTTTATGATGCTCTTGATCGCTTTCTCGATCATAGTCACAGCGGAGTTATCGCCAGATCCTTAAATAATGAACACATTAACCCCAACCATGAAGATGACTGTTTTAATGTCAATGTCCTAAAAACCCTCTTTATGATTAAATACGTTAAAGAGATTACCGCCAATCTGGATAATATTACCAGCCTGATGATTCGTGACATTGATACCGACCGGATCGCTCTTAAAAAACGGGTGGAAGAGGCCTTGAAAATTCTGATTAGAGAGACGCTGGTACAGAAAAACGGCGAACTTTATGTTTTTCTGACCGATGAAGAGCAGGAAATCAACCGGGAAGTAGAGAGTCAGTATGTGGAAATAGCAGAAGTCATTTATAAAGTATCAGAACTGATTTTTGAAGATATATTAAAGACAAAAAAATACCAGAACCCGGTTTTAAATGGGCGCTATAATTTTGCTTTTAATCAGATTGTCGATGGTCGTCCTTATAAATTAAATCAGAATCAGGTGATCGGAGTAGAAGTTATAACACCGGCTTCCGATATTAATGATGACGAGATAAACCTCCGAATGAAATCTGGAAGAGAACAGAAAGTATTGGTGGTGCTTCCTGATGACAGCGCTTTTATTGAGGAAATACAAAATGCTCTAAAAATTGAAAAATACCTTCAATTAGGCACGGGGGAGCGCTTAACTCAGTTTGAGCAGATCAAGGAATCCAAGCGAACTGAATTGAGCGAAAGAAAAGAACATGCTAAACTGTATCTGGTAGAAGCGATGAAAAGCGCGAAAATATATGTTGGTGGTGACCAGGTTCAAATCAGTAAAAAAGACGTTAATTCCAGGATTATAGAGGCTTTGGGTAAACTGGTCGATGCGGTCTATCATAAACTTGGCTATATTGACACGGCGATGGGGGATATCAATATCCGAGACCTGTTTAAAAACCTCAACCAGCAGGCCCTTGCCCTGGGGAAAACAGAAAGTGCCAACTGCCTTGCACTTCAGGAAGTCTTATCCTTTATTGGCGATAATTCTGCTAAGCACATTAAAAGCTCCATGAAAACGGTGATGGATCGTTTTATGAAAGCCCCTTACGGTTTCGTGGAAGAGGATGTGGAATGGCTGGTGGCGAAACTGTTTAAAGATGGGGATATTTCTGTAACGGTCAGCGGAGAACCGGTAACCCTTCACAATAAATTGCCGGAGGAACTGGTCCGTTACTTCACGAAAAAAGAATTTGTTGAGAAGCTTTTGACCGAGCGCCGTGAGAAAGCCAACGATAGGCAGAAAAAAGCCCTGCGGAAAGTGTCCAGGGAAGTCTTTAATGTTTCGATGATGGACGATGATGACGACACCATGATGGAGGATTTTAAACACTATTGCCGTGGTCTGATTAATGATCTGGAAAAACTGGAAATCAACTATCGAAATAATCATCTCCCCGGCAAAGACGTTGTTAAAGATGGACTGGCACTCTTACGTTCGGTCGAGCGGATTCAGTCGCCGATGGAATTTTTTAACAAAGTCGATCATGATATGGATGATTTTCTGGATTTTTCCGAAGATTATGAACCGGTAAAAAGTTTCTTCGCCGGAGAACAGTTCAGCATTTTCAGCAAAGCTCATGAGAAGATTAAAATCTATGAGGAAAGTCAGAACTTTATTGCCAATCAGACTATTGAAAGCCTGGTAGCAGAAATAAAGAGAATACTTTTAAAGCCTTCACCTTATAGTGATATTCCCAAACTGCCAGAATTGTTAAGTGACTATATCCATACCTACAGCCATTATCTGAGTGATCAGTTGCCGGGAATTAATAGTGCGATTGATTCCGCCAAAGCTCGGATTATGGAGGAACTGCAGGGAAAAACATATTACGATGAATACCACGAACAATATACCAAAAAATTTGTCGCACTTAAAGAAAAGGCGGAGACCTGCAATAATGTGGCGACCCTTTTAAATATTAAAACGGAAGCAGATGCCCTTAAAATGCGTTTGCTGGATGAAATGACCGAAAGGGAGCGTCGAATAGCCTATGAAAAGCCAGCACCAGGTAGTGGAAAAGTAAAAGAGCCTGGAACTCCTCCAAGTGGGACTACTCATGTACCACCGCCTGCTAAAAAGCGAAAGAACATCTCCATCAAAACCATCAGTCACCAGGTATCCTGGCAGATTGAAAGCGAACAGGAGCTGGAAAGCTATCTGGAAGACCTTAAGAAGCAAATACTTGCCCAGCTGGAAGAGGATACGATTGTGAATATTGAGTTTTAA
- a CDS encoding DUF1788 domain-containing protein, producing the protein MENLEQRLDTAEKLIKTDSFRKNKGLGNEVGYYVFDYPPEKELVVRERIRYIEKKNKQQTDGFKLMVFDLYDLVIDILEEEGFLDQCFKFEKKKGLERIVSAVGNLLQINDENSLIVKHIQKNTPEDAVVFLTGIGKCYPILRSHKILNNLHQAIDRVPVVLFFPGKYDGQELVLFSAIKDDNYYRAFKLVD; encoded by the coding sequence ATGGAAAACTTGGAACAGCGGCTGGATACAGCAGAAAAGCTAATAAAGACCGACAGTTTTCGAAAAAACAAGGGCCTGGGTAACGAAGTCGGCTATTATGTTTTTGATTATCCCCCTGAAAAAGAACTGGTGGTCAGAGAACGGATAAGATATATAGAGAAGAAAAATAAACAACAAACCGATGGCTTTAAGCTGATGGTATTTGACCTTTATGATCTGGTTATCGATATTCTGGAGGAAGAGGGCTTTTTAGACCAGTGTTTTAAATTCGAAAAGAAAAAAGGTCTGGAACGGATCGTATCGGCAGTGGGAAACCTCCTGCAGATCAATGATGAAAACAGCCTGATTGTAAAACACATTCAAAAAAATACACCGGAAGACGCGGTTGTTTTTCTGACCGGGATTGGCAAGTGCTATCCCATTCTGAGATCACATAAAATTCTAAATAATCTCCATCAGGCCATTGACCGGGTGCCGGTGGTTCTGTTTTTTCCGGGGAAATATGATGGCCAGGAATTGGTCCTCTTTTCGGCGATTAAAGACGATAATTATTACCGAGCCTTTAAGCTGGTGGATTAG
- a CDS encoding DUF1819 family protein: MQKKEYRTGMVKFSFWFQEFRRMMDLINKGATFDEIKKINGQENLFMASSKARSIMIFNTVSRRIKSLPKAFYPVFEQSDISNQKIIVLIAVILTDALFFDFMHEIYREKLIIGDEELKDSDITIFFKNKQIQDEKVAGWKDATLKRLGASYKNVLMEAGLIGQSKGSRKILKPILDKRLEDCLKDNELLVILNALTGVR, from the coding sequence ATGCAAAAAAAAGAGTATCGTACCGGGATGGTCAAATTTTCCTTCTGGTTTCAGGAATTCAGACGAATGATGGATCTGATTAATAAGGGAGCAACCTTTGATGAAATAAAAAAAATAAATGGACAGGAAAATCTTTTCATGGCGTCTTCAAAAGCCCGTTCAATCATGATCTTCAATACCGTATCCAGGCGAATAAAAAGCCTGCCCAAAGCTTTTTATCCGGTTTTTGAACAGAGCGACATCAGCAACCAGAAAATAATAGTACTCATTGCGGTAATATTAACGGATGCCTTGTTTTTTGACTTTATGCATGAAATCTATCGGGAAAAGCTTATCATCGGCGATGAGGAGCTAAAAGACAGCGATATCACAATATTTTTTAAAAATAAACAGATTCAGGATGAAAAAGTGGCAGGCTGGAAAGACGCTACACTTAAGCGCTTAGGCGCATCCTATAAGAACGTTTTGATGGAAGCAGGCCTTATTGGACAGTCCAAGGGAAGCCGAAAAATCCTCAAACCGATATTAGATAAAAGGCTGGAGGATTGCCTGAAAGATAATGAGCTGCTTGTAATACTCAATGCCTTAACGGGGGTAAGATAA
- the pglX gene encoding BREX-1 system adenine-specific DNA-methyltransferase PglX: MNKTAIKNFAVWARNKLIADITYKAGLLGISGKEIKEPLPQSTPTIQFFDIGTKDPYSISGNQIKQRQELVKLLKEKEQEDAFNNLVEEVAYTWFNRLIAIRFMEVNDYLPTRIRVLSSEKEGKSEPDLVTSPFDADLGYSDQEKAQIIALKKSNQWDKLFRMLFIKQCNALNEILPDLFEKTNDYSELLLNFSYTDSDGVVAHLVNDIAEDDFNVEKEGQVEIIGWFYQYYNTEPKDEVFALLKKNVKITKERIPAATQLFTPDWIVRYMVENSLGRLWLEHCQAESGLSSEVMNASYYGWKYYLEEADQEAEVEKQLAAIRESYKDLRPQDIKLIDPCMGSGHILVYAFDVLMAIYESQGYSQRDAAASILESNLYGLDIDKRAYQLSYFALMMKARRYNRRIFSSEIKPHIYAIEEGNGIATAPMHDMGLNLSEEEFDVAVKQAMQLVEEFHDAKEYGSILNITPCDWDLLRRFAVPRAENNQLTFDIHGSQEASVRLQKLIDIGEAMVHKYHVVVTNPPYMGSKGMSAKLSDFVKKNYPDSKSDLFAVFMESCGQMTNKNGFQAMITQHAWMFLSSFEKLRKKLMERNLVNMAHLGPRAFEEIGGEVVQTTAFVMVNNQLKDYQATYARLIDYTSQNAKEEAFLAGNDIYTAKQENFSKIPGMPIAYWVSVKFLKIFENQKLSDIGDGKAGLQTGNNDLFLKKWFEVSHSNISFCMKNKVDYLNSGRRWVPQIKGGEFRKWYGNFDYVVNWENDGLEIKNCSGCRLNAMGNDELFFKEGLTWSHTTSGGFGVRFLPSGFLFNVEAPTYFTMKENEHFILGYLNSKVAQSCLNTMNATLHYLVGNITALPIILQSSKQVEGLVHENITLAKYDWDSFESSWDFKTHPLLTYKSNDNLGIIRSYEQDGKGNLVDTEISFKSGCIKEAFERWQDFTNMKFTQLKANEEELNRIFIDIYGLQDELTPEVEDKDVTIRKADLSREIRSFISYAVGCMFGRYSLDVEGLAYAGGEWDNQKYKTFIPDKDNVLPITDEEYFEDDIVGLFIAFVKKVYGQESLEDNLDFIAAVLGNKGNTSREIIRNYFLKDFYKDHCKIYQKRPIYWLFDSGKENGFKALIYLHRYNADTIGNLRIDYLHRMQKVYESEMNRMQETIENSSNSRDVSIAAKRKEKLIKQLKESKVYDEKIAHLALARIELDLDDGVKVNYEKVQTDVEGKKISVLGKI; the protein is encoded by the coding sequence ATGAATAAAACAGCCATTAAAAATTTTGCAGTCTGGGCCAGAAATAAACTCATTGCTGATATTACTTATAAAGCCGGACTGTTGGGAATAAGCGGAAAAGAAATCAAGGAGCCCTTGCCCCAGTCGACTCCTACCATCCAGTTTTTTGATATTGGGACTAAAGATCCTTATTCGATTAGCGGAAACCAAATTAAGCAGCGACAGGAGTTGGTTAAACTTCTGAAAGAAAAGGAACAGGAAGATGCGTTTAACAACCTGGTTGAGGAAGTAGCCTATACCTGGTTTAACCGGCTGATTGCCATTCGCTTTATGGAAGTCAACGACTATCTCCCCACCCGGATTCGGGTGCTGTCTTCGGAAAAAGAGGGGAAGTCGGAGCCTGACCTGGTCACCAGTCCTTTTGATGCGGATTTGGGCTATTCAGATCAGGAAAAGGCTCAGATTATTGCACTGAAAAAGAGTAACCAGTGGGACAAACTGTTTCGGATGCTTTTTATTAAACAGTGCAATGCCTTAAATGAAATTCTGCCAGACCTCTTTGAAAAAACCAATGACTATTCAGAACTCCTGCTAAATTTTTCATATACTGACAGCGATGGGGTGGTGGCCCATTTGGTTAATGATATTGCTGAAGATGACTTCAATGTCGAAAAAGAAGGCCAGGTGGAAATTATTGGCTGGTTTTATCAGTATTACAATACTGAACCCAAAGATGAGGTCTTCGCGCTATTAAAAAAGAACGTGAAAATCACCAAAGAACGTATCCCGGCGGCTACCCAGCTGTTTACTCCTGACTGGATCGTTCGCTATATGGTAGAGAACAGCCTGGGACGATTGTGGCTGGAACATTGTCAGGCTGAGTCGGGATTATCAAGTGAAGTGATGAATGCCAGCTATTATGGCTGGAAATATTATCTGGAAGAAGCTGACCAGGAAGCGGAAGTTGAAAAACAGCTGGCTGCTATTCGGGAAAGCTATAAAGATCTCCGACCACAGGATATTAAGCTGATTGACCCTTGTATGGGCAGTGGCCATATTCTGGTTTATGCCTTTGATGTTTTAATGGCGATCTATGAAAGTCAGGGTTACAGCCAGCGGGATGCCGCCGCAAGTATTCTGGAAAGCAACCTCTACGGTTTGGATATCGATAAACGGGCCTATCAGCTTTCTTATTTTGCCCTGATGATGAAAGCTAGACGATACAATCGGCGGATTTTTTCCAGCGAGATTAAGCCTCATATCTATGCGATTGAAGAAGGTAATGGGATTGCAACAGCACCAATGCATGATATGGGCTTGAATTTATCAGAAGAAGAGTTTGATGTTGCGGTAAAGCAGGCAATGCAGCTGGTTGAAGAATTTCATGATGCCAAAGAATATGGCAGTATTTTAAATATTACGCCCTGCGATTGGGACCTGCTTCGTCGTTTTGCCGTGCCGCGTGCAGAGAACAATCAACTCACCTTTGATATTCATGGCTCACAGGAAGCTTCCGTTCGTCTGCAAAAACTCATTGATATTGGGGAGGCTATGGTACATAAATACCATGTGGTAGTGACTAATCCGCCCTATATGGGCAGCAAGGGAATGAGTGCTAAGCTATCGGATTTTGTGAAGAAGAATTATCCGGACAGTAAAAGTGATTTGTTTGCGGTCTTTATGGAAAGCTGCGGACAGATGACTAATAAAAATGGCTTTCAGGCCATGATTACCCAGCATGCCTGGATGTTTCTTTCCAGTTTTGAGAAACTGAGAAAAAAATTAATGGAGAGAAATCTTGTCAATATGGCTCATCTCGGACCAAGAGCTTTTGAAGAAATTGGTGGTGAGGTGGTTCAGACAACCGCGTTTGTTATGGTGAATAATCAGTTAAAGGATTATCAGGCGACCTATGCCAGATTAATTGATTATACTAGTCAGAATGCTAAGGAAGAAGCTTTTCTGGCAGGGAACGATATATATACGGCTAAGCAGGAAAACTTTTCTAAAATACCGGGAATGCCAATTGCGTATTGGGTGAGTGTAAAGTTTTTAAAAATTTTTGAGAATCAAAAATTATCAGACATTGGAGATGGTAAGGCAGGTTTGCAAACTGGTAATAATGATTTGTTCTTAAAAAAATGGTTTGAAGTTTCACATAGTAATATTTCTTTTTGCATGAAAAATAAGGTTGACTACTTAAATAGCGGTAGACGATGGGTACCACAAATTAAAGGTGGTGAATTTCGGAAGTGGTATGGAAATTTTGATTATGTTGTAAATTGGGAAAATGATGGCCTTGAAATAAAGAACTGTTCAGGATGTAGATTGAATGCAATGGGAAATGATGAGCTGTTTTTTAAAGAGGGATTAACATGGTCACATACTACTTCGGGTGGCTTTGGTGTACGGTTTTTACCTAGTGGTTTTCTTTTCAATGTAGAAGCACCTACATATTTTACTATGAAAGAAAATGAGCATTTTATTTTAGGTTACTTAAATTCAAAGGTCGCTCAATCTTGCTTAAATACTATGAATGCAACACTCCATTATTTAGTTGGCAATATTACTGCGCTACCAATTATTTTACAATCTAGCAAACAAGTAGAAGGATTAGTTCATGAGAATATAACCCTAGCAAAATATGATTGGGATTCCTTCGAATCTTCATGGGATTTCAAAACGCATCCCTTACTCACCTATAAATCCAACGATAATCTGGGTATAATCCGCTCTTACGAACAGGATGGAAAAGGTAATCTAGTGGATACCGAAATATCTTTTAAAAGTGGTTGCATCAAGGAAGCTTTTGAACGCTGGCAGGATTTTACGAATATGAAATTTACCCAACTTAAAGCCAACGAAGAAGAACTCAACCGCATCTTCATTGACATTTATGGCCTACAGGATGAACTCACCCCGGAAGTTGAAGATAAAGATGTGACCATCCGCAAAGCCGATCTTAGTAGAGAAATTCGTTCCTTTATTTCCTACGCCGTCGGCTGCATGTTCGGCCGTTACAGCCTGGATGTTGAGGGTTTGGCTTATGCTGGCGGCGAATGGGACAATCAAAAATACAAAACCTTTATCCCGGACAAGGATAATGTCCTGCCCATTACCGATGAAGAATATTTTGAAGATGATATCGTCGGTCTATTTATAGCCTTTGTTAAAAAAGTCTATGGACAGGAAAGTCTGGAAGACAATCTCGATTTTATTGCGGCTGTATTAGGCAATAAAGGGAACACTTCAAGAGAAATTATCCGCAACTATTTTCTCAAAGACTTTTATAAAGACCACTGTAAAATTTATCAGAAACGCCCGATATACTGGCTCTTTGACAGCGGCAAAGAGAACGGTTTTAAAGCCTTAATCTATCTGCATCGTTATAATGCCGATACCATCGGAAACCTGCGCATCGATTATCTTCATCGGATGCAAAAGGTCTACGAAAGTGAAATGAACCGAATGCAGGAAACTATCGAGAATAGCAGCAATTCCCGAGATGTATCAATAGCTGCCAAGCGCAAGGAAAAGTTGATCAAGCAGTTAAAAGAAAGCAAGGTCTACGATGAAAAAATTGCCCATCTGGCTCTGGCTCGCATTGAACTGGATCTGGATGATGGAGTCAAGGTCAATTATGAGAAAGTTCAGACGGATGTGGAAGGCAAGAAAATTTCAGTCTTGGGGAAAATATAA
- a CDS encoding ATP-binding protein, whose product MEELLAGESSSIEYQPGMLIGGVTIEDLKSGCSRPRNRGIVSALTYMKIIEQWGSGIPKMISACRKAGLPEPELKEMGGNFRVNMFRPGEISSLGTTQGTTQGTTQGTTQGTTQATQGTTQAPLSEAESALLKQISKHPSISQKQIADELGWNVDRAKYYFKKLKRKGLIKRVGSSQTGHWELLVEEQEDGPWQK is encoded by the coding sequence ATGGAAGAACTGCTTGCAGGCGAATCTAGCAGCATTGAATATCAGCCGGGAATGCTGATTGGTGGAGTAACGATCGAAGATCTAAAGTCCGGCTGCAGCCGACCGAGAAATCGGGGGATTGTAAGTGCCTTAACCTATATGAAGATTATAGAACAATGGGGGAGCGGAATACCCAAAATGATCAGTGCCTGCAGAAAAGCTGGTTTGCCGGAACCGGAATTAAAAGAAATGGGCGGCAACTTTAGGGTAAATATGTTTAGACCGGGTGAAATAAGCAGTCTGGGTACTACCCAAGGTACTACCCAAGGTACTACCCAAGGTACTACCCAAGGTACTACCCAAGCTACCCAAGGTACTACCCAAGCGCCATTATCGGAAGCCGAGAGTGCACTTTTAAAACAGATTAGCAAGCATCCTTCTATATCCCAAAAGCAGATTGCCGATGAATTAGGTTGGAATGTCGATCGGGCCAAATACTATTTTAAAAAGTTAAAAAGAAAGGGGTTAATTAAAAGAGTGGGCAGCAGCCAAACTGGCCATTGGGAATTATTGGTGGAAGAGCAGGAGGACGGCCCATGGCAGAAATGA
- a CDS encoding FAD-dependent oxidoreductase produces the protein MTEYRVFKSLKINQIELKNSLFMAPISVAIHDNRGAYSNEIINFYKSRAAGGAGLIITGANEVGSQHAKACFYPSPLVDPQHFKLAAKSLADGIHQYDSKVFAQLAVGIGDTDLKNLISVCSNMAIKSLQALAADFSQAAKIFKDSGFDGVEVSLSWLLEGITLFNDRDDKYGGSIENRYRIVKEIIREIKAKCGEDYPVIVRLPMKSFLKDGNLEALPEEVFLETGRDLAEALEVARILEAGGCDGFDIDAGVSINDSYWKVPPAYFEKGVYLDFGKELKKTVKVPVLAAGKMTDPELLEKALKEKNIDGVGLGRPLLADSDYPKKLKEGMESEIRPCLFCNECLSLINNGKRLGCAVNPELNYVSDAPLGSAKTKKKIIVVGGGPAGMETARVSALCGHQVILFESGEELGGKLKYASQRILRTGEHDLINWYVLQLNKLGVELRLNETAALEKIINQKPDMVIMAQGSRPKPFSFIGMDSDKITNPIDVISDKTYVGPRCVVIGGTVAGCEAALHLAMHRHKMTIVTKERDILTDEMPELNRKMLKDLLIKYKVSIIIEAIFEGVNETGALISVDGQNQELPAHHVIIDLEEEPVLTLYDALKDKGLWVEKIGDNREIGGVKGAIRSGFRSFF, from the coding sequence ATGACAGAATACAGGGTTTTTAAATCGTTGAAAATTAATCAGATCGAACTGAAAAATAGCTTATTTATGGCTCCGATATCAGTGGCAATACACGATAATAGGGGGGCCTATTCGAATGAAATTATCAATTTTTATAAAAGCAGGGCGGCCGGAGGGGCAGGCCTGATCATTACCGGTGCCAACGAAGTTGGCAGTCAGCATGCAAAAGCCTGTTTTTATCCAAGCCCCCTGGTTGATCCGCAACATTTTAAGTTAGCGGCCAAAAGTCTAGCTGATGGGATTCATCAATACGACAGCAAAGTATTTGCCCAGTTGGCAGTTGGCATTGGGGATACAGACCTGAAAAATCTCATAAGTGTTTGCAGCAACATGGCAATCAAATCCCTTCAGGCTTTGGCTGCTGATTTTTCTCAGGCGGCTAAAATTTTTAAAGACAGCGGATTTGACGGTGTAGAAGTCAGCCTGTCCTGGCTGCTGGAAGGGATAACGCTTTTTAACGATCGTGATGACAAATATGGCGGGAGTATTGAAAATCGCTACCGGATTGTTAAGGAAATTATTCGTGAGATCAAAGCCAAGTGCGGCGAAGATTATCCGGTGATAGTTCGTCTGCCGATGAAAAGTTTTTTAAAAGACGGCAATCTGGAAGCCCTGCCGGAAGAAGTGTTTTTGGAAACAGGAAGGGATCTGGCAGAAGCCCTGGAGGTGGCAAGGATTCTCGAAGCAGGCGGTTGTGACGGATTTGATATTGATGCGGGAGTCAGCATTAACGATTCTTACTGGAAAGTACCGCCGGCCTATTTTGAAAAAGGGGTCTATCTTGACTTTGGCAAAGAATTAAAAAAGACGGTTAAGGTTCCGGTTCTGGCTGCTGGCAAGATGACTGATCCGGAATTGCTCGAAAAGGCTTTGAAAGAAAAAAATATTGATGGTGTGGGCCTGGGCAGACCGCTTTTAGCTGATTCGGATTACCCTAAGAAATTAAAAGAAGGAATGGAGAGTGAAATTCGACCTTGTCTTTTTTGTAATGAGTGCCTTAGCTTAATTAATAATGGAAAAAGGCTGGGGTGTGCGGTTAATCCGGAATTGAATTATGTTTCAGATGCTCCGCTGGGGTCGGCAAAAACTAAAAAGAAGATCATTGTTGTTGGTGGTGGACCGGCGGGGATGGAGACAGCCAGAGTAAGTGCTCTTTGCGGCCATCAGGTGATCTTGTTTGAGTCGGGCGAAGAACTGGGAGGAAAGCTTAAGTATGCCAGTCAACGGATTTTAAGAACAGGAGAACATGATCTGATCAATTGGTACGTATTACAGCTAAATAAGCTGGGAGTGGAGCTTAGACTAAATGAAACTGCTGCGTTAGAAAAAATAATTAACCAGAAGCCGGACATGGTTATCATGGCGCAGGGATCAAGACCTAAGCCGTTTTCATTTATTGGAATGGACAGTGATAAAATAACCAATCCTATCGACGTAATCTCCGATAAAACCTATGTCGGCCCCCGCTGTGTAGTTATTGGCGGAACAGTGGCGGGATGTGAAGCGGCTCTTCATCTGGCCATGCACCGGCATAAGATGACGATTGTAACAAAGGAGAGGGATATTTTAACTGATGAAATGCCCGAACTCAACCGCAAAATGTTAAAGGACCTGCTTATTAAATATAAGGTTTCAATTATTATAGAGGCTATTTTTGAAGGGGTTAACGAAACCGGTGCTCTTATTTCAGTTGACGGACAGAATCAGGAGCTGCCAGCCCATCATGTGATCATTGATTTAGAAGAGGAACCAGTGTTAACGCTTTATGATGCATTGAAGGACAAGGGGCTGTGGGTTGAAAAAATAGGTGACAATCGGGAAATCGGTGGTGTCAAGGGGGCTATAAGAAGCGGTTTTAGGTCGTTCTTTTAA